One Drosophila kikkawai strain 14028-0561.14 chromosome 3L, DkikHiC1v2, whole genome shotgun sequence genomic window carries:
- the LOC108083016 gene encoding accessory gland protein Acp62F-like produces MWKSEIFALLGLLIFISPCWMSPPIRDCTANGTQTSCPPNCPETCESNGVGLCDRSCGGPCVCKPGYVIDQRIPACVLRSDCPKDVVQADGATVVRNFNCFSKSPCN; encoded by the coding sequence ATGTGGAAATCGGAAATCTTCGCTCTCCTTGGACTGCTGATCTTCATCAGTCCTTGTTGGATGTCTCCTCCAATTCGTGACTGCACTGCTAATGGAACTCAGACCAGCTGCCCCCCCAATTGTCCAGAAACTTGTGAATCTAATGGTGTTGGCCTCTGTGATAGATCTTGCGGAGGTCCTTGTGTATGCAAGCCAGGATACGTAATTGACCAGAGGATTCCTGCTTGTGTTTTGCGATCTGATTGCCCAAAAGATGTGGTTCAAGCAGATGGAGCAACTGTAGTTCGGAATTTCAATTGCTTTTCTAAGAGTCCCTGCAATTGA
- the LOC108082984 gene encoding accessory gland protein Acp62F-like, with translation MWKPAIFALLGLLIFVSPCWMFLPDVDCTVNGTVDLCPGACPETCEFNGVGACNRMCGSPCACKKGYVIDERIPACVLRSDCPKDVVQKKGTTKISNFNCFSISPCVFEEIK, from the coding sequence ATGTGGAAACCGGCAATCTTCGCTCTCCTTGGACTCCTGATCTTCGTCAGTCCTTGTTGGATGTTTCTACCCGATGTGGACTGCACTGTTAATGGCACAGTGGACTTGTGTCCAGGCGCTTGTCCAGAAACTTGTGAATTTAATGGTGTAGGTGCGTGCAATAGAATGTGTGGAAGTCCTTGTGCCTGTAAGAAAGGATATGTAATTGACGAAAGGATTCCGGCATGTGTCTTGCGATCTGATTGCCCTAAAGATGTTGttcaaaaaaaaggaacaacTAAAATTTCGAATTTTAACTGTTTTTCAATAAGTCCCTGCGTTTTTgaggaaattaaataa